A single window of Paenibacillus sp. SYP-B4298 DNA harbors:
- the hslO gene encoding Hsp33 family molecular chaperone HslO, with translation MGNSKDYLVRGTALGGKVRVFAVRCTELVDELRRRHNTLPTATAALGRTAAAGAMMGAMLKGKEKLTIQVKGDGPLGQIVVDANADGEVRGYVDHPDVHLASNAQGKLDVAGAVGRTGYLHVIKDLGLRDPYRGSIPLVSGELGEDFTYYFATSEQTPSAVGLGVLVDTDGSVIQAGGFIIQLLPGLTDADITQLEQRLSAMPPVTSLLDQGESPEGMLEFIAGGDVKFMDTLPIVFACKCSQERVGATLLSLGEQELQQLIDDDEKAEVVCHFCNEVYTFDRDHLQALLNQAKPDPIH, from the coding sequence GTGGGCAACAGCAAGGATTATCTTGTCCGCGGAACCGCTCTTGGCGGCAAGGTGCGCGTGTTCGCAGTGCGCTGCACGGAGCTGGTGGACGAATTGAGAAGACGCCATAATACATTGCCGACAGCAACGGCTGCGCTAGGCCGGACGGCTGCGGCAGGAGCCATGATGGGTGCGATGCTCAAGGGCAAGGAGAAGCTGACGATTCAAGTCAAGGGAGACGGCCCGCTGGGGCAGATCGTTGTCGATGCCAATGCAGATGGCGAGGTTCGCGGCTATGTCGATCATCCCGATGTTCATCTGGCGAGCAATGCGCAGGGCAAGCTTGATGTGGCGGGTGCAGTGGGCCGCACTGGCTACCTGCATGTGATCAAGGATTTGGGCCTGCGCGATCCGTATCGGGGCAGCATCCCGCTCGTCTCGGGCGAGCTGGGTGAGGACTTTACGTACTACTTCGCCACCTCCGAGCAGACCCCCTCTGCTGTCGGATTAGGTGTGCTTGTCGATACAGATGGCTCGGTCATACAGGCGGGCGGTTTCATTATCCAGTTGCTTCCCGGGTTAACCGATGCGGACATTACGCAGTTGGAGCAGCGTCTGTCAGCGATGCCGCCTGTAACCTCCCTGCTCGATCAGGGCGAGTCCCCGGAGGGGATGCTCGAATTCATAGCGGGCGGCGATGTGAAGTTCATGGACACGCTGCCGATCGTATTTGCCTGCAAGTGCTCCCAGGAACGGGTGGGTGCCACGCTGCTCAGTCTAGGTGAGCAGGAGCTGCAGCAATTAATTGATGACGATGAGAAGGCGGAAGTCGTCTGCCATTTCTGCAATGAAGTGTACACGTTTGACCGTGATCATCTGCAGGCGTTGCTGAACCAAGCCAAGCCTGATCCGATTCACTAA
- the nadB gene encoding L-aspartate oxidase encodes MIPRYLVDVALDELPVVEKDVIVIGAGIAGLFTAIQASENNNVLMITKKSVMDSNTRYAQGGIAAVISEDDSPAYHRQDTLIAGAGLCSHDAVSVLVHEGPQGIEDLIQMGTQFDLEDGEYALTKEGAHSQRRILHANGDATGYEIVRALSEKAKTHPNIEVWDDHFVIDLITTDGECCGALVQKPDGQKLFVRGKATVLCSGGAGQLYRYTTNPDVATGDGIAMAYRAGAYIQDVEFIQFHPTSLCYPGAPRFLISEAVRGEGAVLRNIKGERFMEKYHEQLELAPRDVVARAIVSEIEATRSTFVYLDVTHESAEMVKHRFPTIYEFCLTYGLDLTTDWIPVAPAAHYMMGGVKTDLHGETNVKRLFACGEVSSTGVHGANRLASNSLSEAIVFGRRIVQRINELQLPESCAAVMERGPMEEWRSASSIQAFVEKRLKLQKIMVRYAGLRRDANGLMKGLSELKRQLPIFQTVLTKREEYEFANLLTCALLTTQAALEREESRGAHYREDFPERDDLLWRKHTVLHREYGVTEERIQDA; translated from the coding sequence ATGATTCCCAGATATTTAGTAGACGTTGCGCTGGATGAGCTGCCGGTAGTCGAGAAGGATGTCATCGTCATCGGGGCTGGAATCGCAGGCTTGTTCACTGCCATTCAAGCTAGTGAAAATAATAACGTACTTATGATTACCAAAAAATCGGTCATGGACAGCAATACCCGGTATGCACAGGGAGGAATTGCGGCGGTCATCTCCGAGGACGATTCTCCTGCTTATCACCGTCAGGATACGCTGATTGCCGGAGCAGGATTATGCAGCCATGATGCAGTAAGCGTGCTGGTGCACGAGGGGCCACAGGGCATCGAGGATCTGATCCAGATGGGAACGCAGTTCGACCTGGAGGACGGCGAATACGCCTTGACCAAGGAGGGCGCGCATAGCCAACGCCGCATTCTGCATGCGAACGGGGATGCGACAGGGTACGAGATTGTGCGTGCGCTATCAGAGAAGGCGAAGACGCATCCGAATATAGAGGTATGGGACGATCACTTCGTCATCGATCTCATCACGACAGATGGAGAATGCTGTGGTGCGCTGGTACAGAAGCCGGATGGACAGAAGCTGTTCGTTCGAGGCAAGGCGACTGTGCTCTGCTCCGGAGGCGCCGGACAGTTGTACCGTTATACAACCAATCCAGATGTCGCAACAGGCGATGGTATCGCGATGGCTTATCGCGCAGGCGCCTACATACAGGATGTAGAATTCATCCAATTCCATCCAACTTCATTATGCTATCCGGGTGCTCCGCGCTTCCTGATCTCGGAGGCTGTGCGTGGCGAGGGCGCTGTGCTTCGCAATATCAAAGGCGAGCGCTTCATGGAGAAATACCATGAGCAGCTCGAGCTTGCGCCACGCGATGTCGTCGCGCGAGCCATCGTCAGCGAGATCGAAGCGACACGTTCGACCTTCGTCTATCTGGACGTCACCCATGAATCGGCGGAGATGGTCAAGCACCGTTTCCCGACGATCTATGAATTTTGCTTAACGTATGGGCTGGATCTCACGACGGATTGGATTCCGGTGGCTCCGGCGGCGCATTATATGATGGGAGGCGTCAAGACCGATCTGCATGGAGAGACGAATGTCAAGCGTCTGTTCGCCTGCGGCGAGGTATCTTCGACGGGTGTGCATGGCGCTAATCGGCTGGCGAGCAATTCGCTGTCGGAGGCGATCGTATTCGGCAGACGCATCGTGCAGCGCATTAACGAGCTGCAGCTACCAGAGAGCTGCGCAGCGGTGATGGAGCGCGGGCCGATGGAGGAATGGCGGAGCGCATCGTCTATTCAGGCTTTCGTTGAGAAACGGCTGAAGCTGCAGAAAATTATGGTTCGTTATGCGGGTCTGAGAAGAGATGCCAACGGGTTAATGAAAGGGTTGTCCGAGTTGAAGCGACAACTGCCGATTTTTCAGACCGTATTGACCAAGCGGGAGGAGTATGAATTCGCCAACCTGCTCACTTGTGCGTTGCTGACGACACAGGCCGCGCTGGAGCGGGAGGAGAGTCGGGGGGCGCATTACAGGGAGGATTTCCCTGAGCGCGATGATCTGCTATGGCGCAAGCACACTGTCCTTCACCGGGAATACGGGGTAACAGAGGAGCGAATACAGGATGCATGA
- the ftsH gene encoding ATP-dependent zinc metalloprotease FtsH gives MNRIIRNTGFYLIIFLVTVGIVQAISSSGDTAVELRYDQFRQQMVSNNVATLTLKFDKYTYYAKGTFRTKPANNASDQFYSRINVEEFALKEINDLAISNNVEYKFDPMEGQSFWLTFLTSIVPFVIIFILFFFLINQAQGGGGKVMNFGKSRARLYNEEKKRVTFEDVAGADEEKQELVEVVDFLKDPRKFAAVGARIPKGVLLNGPPGTGKTLLARAVAGEAGVPFFSISGSDFVEMFVGVGASRVRDLFENAKKNAPCIIFIDEIDAVGRQRGAGLGGGHDEREQTLNQLLVEMDGFGANEGIIIIAATNRPDILDPALLRPGRFDRQITVDRPDVKGREAVLKVHARNKPLAKDVKLEVIAKRTTGFTGADLENLLNEAALLAARRNKKDIAMIEMDEAIDRVIVGTEKKSRVISDREKRIVAYHEAGHTIIGYFLEHADAVHKVTIIPRGRAGGYVIMLPKEDRMLVTKQELLDKVTGLLGGRVAEELFIGEIGTGAYSDFKQATGIVRSMIMEYGMSDKLGPMQFGNSQGQVFLGRDLGHEQNYSDAIAYEIDQEMQSIINDCYTRAKELLNEKSKEVHLIAQTLLAEETLEFEQIKRLIDTGSLAGSTEGETPQESHAEPIVDEVGDVTVRIQTRKDEEAPANGDIPESKPGDDDGENNKA, from the coding sequence ATGAATCGGATCATCCGTAACACGGGGTTTTATTTGATCATCTTTTTAGTGACCGTGGGTATTGTCCAGGCAATAAGCAGTTCCGGCGATACCGCCGTCGAGCTAAGATATGACCAGTTTCGGCAACAGATGGTGAGTAACAACGTTGCGACGCTCACATTGAAGTTCGACAAATACACGTACTACGCTAAGGGGACCTTTCGCACCAAGCCAGCCAATAATGCTTCAGACCAGTTCTATTCCCGCATTAATGTGGAAGAGTTCGCTCTGAAGGAAATTAATGATCTGGCAATCAGCAACAATGTAGAATACAAGTTTGATCCGATGGAAGGCCAAAGCTTCTGGCTGACGTTTCTTACGTCCATCGTTCCGTTTGTGATTATTTTCATCCTGTTCTTCTTCTTGATCAATCAAGCTCAGGGTGGCGGCGGCAAGGTCATGAACTTCGGCAAGAGTCGTGCACGCCTGTATAATGAGGAGAAGAAGCGGGTTACCTTTGAAGACGTCGCAGGGGCGGATGAGGAGAAGCAGGAGCTCGTTGAAGTGGTCGACTTCCTGAAGGACCCTCGCAAGTTTGCCGCCGTCGGCGCTCGCATCCCTAAGGGTGTACTGTTGAACGGGCCTCCGGGTACTGGTAAAACGCTGCTTGCCCGTGCGGTTGCAGGCGAGGCAGGCGTTCCATTCTTCAGCATCTCCGGTTCGGACTTCGTCGAGATGTTCGTCGGTGTCGGTGCATCCCGCGTTCGCGACCTGTTCGAGAATGCGAAGAAGAATGCGCCATGTATTATCTTTATCGACGAGATCGATGCCGTCGGACGTCAACGCGGCGCAGGTCTTGGCGGCGGTCATGACGAGCGCGAGCAGACGCTGAACCAATTGCTCGTCGAGATGGATGGCTTCGGCGCGAACGAAGGCATCATCATTATCGCAGCTACGAACCGTCCGGACATTCTTGACCCGGCATTGCTGCGTCCAGGACGCTTCGACCGTCAGATTACGGTGGATCGCCCGGATGTGAAGGGTCGCGAGGCAGTACTGAAGGTACATGCGCGTAATAAGCCGCTGGCCAAGGACGTTAAGCTTGAGGTCATTGCGAAGCGTACTACAGGCTTTACAGGCGCTGACCTGGAGAACCTGTTGAATGAAGCGGCGTTGCTTGCAGCACGGCGCAACAAGAAGGACATCGCGATGATCGAGATGGATGAGGCTATTGACCGTGTCATCGTCGGTACCGAGAAGAAGAGCCGTGTCATCAGTGATCGCGAGAAGCGGATTGTCGCTTATCATGAAGCGGGCCACACGATTATCGGCTACTTCCTGGAGCATGCCGATGCGGTACACAAGGTAACGATCATCCCGCGCGGACGCGCAGGCGGATATGTCATTATGCTGCCTAAGGAAGATCGGATGCTGGTCACCAAGCAGGAGCTTCTGGACAAAGTCACCGGCTTGCTCGGCGGCCGCGTTGCAGAGGAGCTGTTCATCGGTGAGATTGGTACGGGCGCTTACAGCGACTTCAAGCAAGCGACCGGTATCGTCCGTTCGATGATTATGGAATATGGGATGAGCGACAAGCTCGGACCGATGCAGTTCGGCAACTCGCAAGGCCAGGTATTCCTGGGTCGTGATCTGGGTCATGAGCAGAACTATTCTGACGCTATTGCCTATGAGATCGATCAGGAGATGCAGTCGATTATTAACGACTGCTACACTCGTGCCAAGGAACTGCTGAACGAGAAGAGCAAGGAAGTTCATCTGATTGCTCAGACGCTGCTGGCTGAGGAGACACTGGAATTCGAACAGATCAAGCGTCTGATCGATACAGGCTCTCTGGCTGGAAGCACGGAGGGGGAGACTCCGCAGGAGTCCCATGCCGAGCCGATCGTGGATGAGGTGGGCGACGTTACTGTGCGCATCCAGACACGCAAGGATGAAGAGGCGCCTGCTAATGGAGACATCCCGGAATCGAAGCCAGGCGACGATGACGGAGAGAATAATAAAGCTTAA
- a CDS encoding vWA domain-containing protein: MKQILLITDGCSNVGMNPVTAAAHAYAEGITVNVVGVLDQGDLGESGATEINEIAKAGGGLSRLVHTKELARTVQMMTRKTVMHTIQSAVHKELKHVLGDGSLEALPPDKRGEVVRVMDELGESAPLRVALLIDASASMKSKLQAVEEAIKDLMLSLQSRQGDSELCVFHFPGGRSGEDSALDLGWTRSLKDIPSLFSRLQMQGTTPTGPALMEVIDFYRKDDYGRGKNDETDGRRSGRVG, from the coding sequence GTGAAGCAGATTTTATTAATTACAGATGGCTGCTCCAATGTCGGAATGAATCCGGTGACTGCCGCCGCGCATGCCTATGCGGAGGGGATCACAGTGAATGTAGTAGGTGTGCTCGACCAGGGCGATCTGGGAGAATCGGGCGCAACCGAGATTAATGAGATTGCCAAGGCGGGCGGTGGATTAAGCCGCCTTGTACATACGAAGGAGCTGGCGCGTACCGTTCAGATGATGACGCGCAAGACGGTCATGCATACGATTCAGAGCGCGGTTCACAAGGAACTGAAGCATGTGCTGGGCGATGGCTCGCTGGAGGCTCTGCCTCCCGATAAGCGGGGCGAAGTGGTGAGGGTGATGGATGAGTTAGGAGAGAGCGCACCCTTGCGTGTGGCGCTGCTCATCGACGCCAGCGCCAGCATGAAGTCAAAGCTTCAGGCCGTAGAGGAGGCGATCAAGGACTTGATGCTCAGCCTGCAGTCCCGGCAAGGCGACAGCGAGCTGTGCGTGTTCCATTTCCCAGGGGGGCGTAGCGGAGAAGACAGTGCGCTGGATCTGGGCTGGACGCGCAGCCTCAAGGATATTCCGTCGCTATTCTCCAGGCTGCAGATGCAGGGCACGACGCCTACAGGGCCGGCGTTGATGGAAGTCATTGATTTTTACCGCAAAGATGATTATGGTAGAGGGAAGAATGATGAAACGGATGGACGAAGAAGTGGACGGGTCGGCTAA
- the nadC gene encoding carboxylating nicotinate-nucleotide diphosphorylase, producing MHEHELGSYNEALRQQIRSWLAEDVGSGDITTETTIAPGHQSTAIIHVKEDGIIAGLPVAELVFHIVDPELQFRRCVLEGEAVNKGTVLAEVEGSTHSLLTGERLALNLLQRMSGIATRTRQYKAKVGERPVRLVDTRKTTPGHRVLEKYAVRVGGGANHRFGLYDAVMIKDNHIKGAGGIRQAVEASRARIPHTMKIEVETESIAQIEEALEAGADIIMLDNMSNEHMREAVQLIRGRAPHVVIEASGGVNLETIGGIADCGVDVISVGALTYSFPSLDISLDLNGKKGGAEQ from the coding sequence ATGCATGAGCATGAGTTGGGGAGTTATAATGAGGCGCTGCGACAGCAGATTCGTAGCTGGCTGGCTGAGGATGTCGGCTCGGGCGATATTACGACAGAGACTACGATTGCGCCCGGGCATCAGTCGACAGCTATCATTCATGTGAAAGAGGATGGCATAATCGCCGGGCTGCCTGTAGCGGAGCTGGTGTTTCACATCGTAGATCCCGAATTACAGTTTCGCAGATGTGTTCTGGAGGGTGAAGCTGTCAACAAGGGAACGGTGCTGGCCGAGGTGGAAGGGAGCACGCACAGCCTGCTCACGGGCGAGCGGCTCGCCCTTAACCTGCTCCAGCGGATGTCAGGCATAGCCACCCGCACCCGGCAATATAAGGCAAAGGTAGGGGAGCGGCCTGTGCGGTTGGTGGATACGCGCAAGACGACCCCTGGACACCGGGTGCTGGAGAAGTATGCGGTGCGCGTCGGTGGCGGAGCGAACCACCGCTTCGGGCTGTATGATGCGGTGATGATTAAGGATAATCATATCAAAGGAGCAGGCGGTATTCGCCAGGCTGTTGAGGCGTCGCGCGCACGTATTCCGCATACGATGAAGATAGAGGTGGAGACGGAGTCGATCGCTCAGATCGAGGAAGCGCTGGAGGCTGGAGCTGACATTATCATGCTCGATAATATGTCCAATGAGCATATGCGCGAAGCGGTGCAACTGATTCGCGGCCGCGCGCCGCATGTAGTGATTGAAGCTTCGGGCGGCGTCAATCTGGAGACGATCGGCGGCATTGCCGATTGCGGTGTGGATGTTATCTCTGTGGGAGCGCTGACCTATTCATTTCCATCGCTCGATATTAGCCTTGATCTGAATGGCAAGAAGGGCGGGGCGGAGCAATGA
- a CDS encoding serine/threonine protein kinase: MKRMDEEVDGSAKLQLAAGTVLHGKWHGGRYEIEKLLGEGANGQVYLVRHGSRHYALKIGADAADLQSEINVLRAIYGRTRSGSESFLVQVDDFTHASGRDYCFYMMQYIQGRILTDYLHREGSDWYALIGLNLLRQLGELHEEGWVFGDLKLENVLIASYGRVHLIDYGGVTAMGKSVRQFTELYDRGYWSAGSRRADPSYDLFSLAVLLIQAAEGAKLKRLAQERRRSVDALLALVAESMLMRPFKLWFQQALKGEFESAQEAASAWSAQHRSRSSFQRQRSSMRWLGGAFVASAIAAATAAIWYIQL; encoded by the coding sequence ATGAAACGGATGGACGAAGAAGTGGACGGGTCGGCTAAGCTGCAGTTGGCCGCTGGCACGGTGCTGCATGGCAAATGGCATGGCGGACGCTATGAGATTGAGAAGCTGCTAGGGGAAGGCGCAAATGGACAGGTCTATCTGGTGAGGCACGGCAGTCGGCACTACGCGCTAAAGATCGGTGCCGATGCTGCTGACCTGCAATCTGAAATTAATGTGCTGCGGGCGATATACGGACGGACGCGGAGCGGCTCCGAGTCGTTCCTGGTACAGGTCGATGACTTCACACATGCATCCGGCCGCGATTATTGCTTCTACATGATGCAGTATATCCAAGGAAGAATATTGACCGATTATCTCCATCGCGAAGGCTCGGATTGGTACGCGCTCATTGGACTGAACCTGCTGCGGCAGCTTGGGGAGCTGCATGAGGAAGGATGGGTATTTGGCGACCTGAAGCTGGAGAACGTACTTATCGCGAGCTACGGGCGGGTGCACCTGATTGACTATGGTGGCGTCACTGCGATGGGCAAGAGTGTGCGGCAATTCACCGAGCTGTATGATCGCGGCTACTGGTCGGCAGGCTCGCGGCGCGCTGATCCAAGCTACGATCTGTTCTCGCTTGCGGTGCTGCTCATCCAGGCTGCCGAGGGGGCCAAGCTGAAGCGGCTGGCTCAGGAACGCCGCCGCTCTGTGGATGCACTGCTGGCACTGGTGGCGGAGAGCATGCTCATGCGACCGTTCAAGCTATGGTTTCAGCAGGCGCTGAAGGGAGAATTCGAGAGCGCTCAAGAGGCAGCCTCCGCCTGGTCGGCGCAGCATCGCAGCAGAAGCTCATTCCAGCGTCAGCGTTCTTCCATGCGCTGGCTGGGAGGGGCTTTTGTCGCTTCGGCTATTGCTGCCGCCACCGCCGCCATCTGGTATATCCAGCTATGA
- a CDS encoding type III pantothenate kinase: MILVVDVGNTNMVLGVYRGQELLHHWRLGTNRSTTVDEYGIMIHNLLQFAHLDIREVKGVIVSSVVPPLMRTLEQLCEIYLKRTPIVVGPGVKTGLNIRYENPREVGADRIVNAVAGIEKYGKPLIVVDFGTATTFDYIDEAGDYLGGAILPGIGISTEALYQRAAKLPRIELVKPRSVIGRNPVTSMQAGIIFGYAGQVDGIVRRIEREFNVKPFVVATGGLAELIASETETIRQVDPLLTLEGLRLIYERNQD; the protein is encoded by the coding sequence ATGATCCTTGTTGTGGACGTCGGCAATACCAATATGGTGCTGGGCGTGTACCGCGGCCAGGAGCTGCTGCATCATTGGCGGCTGGGCACGAATCGCTCGACCACGGTGGATGAGTACGGCATTATGATTCACAATCTGCTGCAATTCGCTCACTTGGACATTCGAGAGGTGAAGGGAGTCATCGTCTCCTCCGTCGTACCTCCGCTCATGCGGACGTTGGAGCAGCTATGCGAGATTTATCTCAAGCGGACGCCGATCGTAGTCGGGCCTGGAGTGAAGACCGGCCTGAACATACGGTATGAGAATCCGCGCGAGGTAGGCGCTGACCGAATCGTGAACGCGGTAGCAGGCATCGAGAAATATGGCAAGCCGCTTATCGTCGTTGATTTTGGGACGGCGACGACCTTTGACTACATTGACGAGGCAGGAGATTATCTGGGTGGCGCGATCCTTCCAGGAATCGGCATCTCTACCGAGGCGCTGTACCAGCGCGCAGCCAAGCTGCCGCGCATCGAGCTTGTGAAGCCGCGCAGCGTCATCGGTCGCAATCCCGTTACATCTATGCAGGCCGGCATTATATTCGGCTATGCCGGTCAAGTGGATGGCATCGTGCGGCGAATCGAACGCGAATTTAACGTCAAGCCTTTCGTCGTGGCGACGGGCGGGCTGGCTGAGCTCATCGCCAGTGAGACGGAGACGATCCGTCAGGTGGATCCGCTGCTGACCCTGGAGGGGCTGCGTCTCATCTATGAGCGCAACCAGGATTGA
- the nadA gene encoding quinolinate synthase NadA, whose protein sequence is MEALALERKEQQNRELRERLLELKKERNAIILAHYYQRDEIQEVADFRGDSFLLAQKAAETDADTIVFCGVHFMGESAKILAPNKTVIIPDERAGCPMADMVNVDGLRKLKAQHPNATVVTYINSSAEIKAETDICCTSANAVKVVNSVEGDEVIWVPDKNLGHYVQQKTDKKMIIWEGYCNTHDMLTVKDVVEMKAKYPNAEFVVHPECRPEVVEMGDFVGSTTAIIKYCKESPNKEFIVGTEDGTGYQLRKDSPDKTFHFATKYLVCPNMKVNNLKKLVKCLETMQPQIYVPPHVANQARLSLERMLQVK, encoded by the coding sequence GTGGAAGCATTGGCATTGGAACGCAAGGAGCAGCAGAATCGCGAGCTGCGCGAACGTCTGCTGGAATTGAAGAAGGAACGCAACGCCATTATACTGGCTCATTATTATCAGCGCGATGAAATTCAGGAGGTTGCCGATTTTCGCGGGGACTCCTTCCTGCTCGCCCAGAAGGCTGCCGAGACGGATGCGGATACGATCGTATTTTGCGGCGTTCATTTTATGGGAGAGAGCGCCAAGATTTTGGCTCCGAACAAGACTGTGATTATCCCGGACGAGCGAGCCGGTTGCCCGATGGCAGATATGGTGAATGTAGATGGACTGCGCAAGCTGAAGGCACAGCATCCGAATGCGACCGTTGTGACGTATATTAACTCGTCCGCGGAGATTAAGGCGGAGACGGACATTTGCTGTACGTCTGCAAATGCAGTCAAGGTGGTCAACTCGGTCGAGGGCGACGAGGTGATCTGGGTGCCGGACAAGAATCTGGGCCATTATGTCCAGCAGAAGACCGACAAGAAGATGATTATCTGGGAAGGCTACTGCAACACGCATGATATGTTGACCGTCAAGGATGTTGTCGAGATGAAAGCCAAGTACCCGAACGCGGAATTTGTTGTCCACCCCGAGTGTCGTCCTGAAGTTGTGGAGATGGGCGATTTTGTCGGCAGCACAACTGCAATTATTAAATATTGCAAGGAATCCCCGAACAAGGAATTTATCGTTGGCACAGAGGACGGTACCGGCTACCAGCTTCGCAAGGACAGCCCGGACAAGACCTTCCATTTTGCAACCAAGTACCTGGTATGTCCCAATATGAAGGTCAATAATCTGAAGAAGCTCGTGAAATGTCTGGAGACGATGCAGCCTCAGATCTATGTTCCGCCTCATGTTGCCAACCAAGCAAGGCTATCCCTGGAGCGCATGCTGCAAGTGAAGTAG
- the hpt gene encoding hypoxanthine phosphoribosyltransferase: MLDDIQEILYDAGQIQDKIKELGETLSRDFEGRNPLVICVLKGAFIFMADLVKTITVPLEIDFMAISSYGQSTKSSGVVKIIKDLDVSVEGRDVLIVEDIIDSGLTLSYLIDVLERRNSKSVTVVTLFDKPTRRTVDLEADYTGFSLPDEFVVGYGLDFAEKYRNLPFIGVLKPEVYAKS, translated from the coding sequence TTGTTGGACGATATACAGGAGATATTATATGATGCCGGGCAGATTCAAGACAAAATCAAGGAGCTTGGAGAAACGCTAAGCCGAGATTTCGAGGGACGTAATCCGCTCGTCATTTGCGTCCTCAAAGGCGCGTTTATTTTTATGGCGGATCTGGTGAAGACCATTACAGTTCCGTTGGAGATCGATTTCATGGCCATCTCCAGCTATGGACAATCCACCAAGTCGTCCGGTGTTGTCAAAATTATTAAGGATCTTGACGTATCGGTGGAAGGAAGAGATGTCCTTATTGTGGAAGACATCATTGACAGCGGATTGACCCTCAGCTATCTGATTGATGTGCTGGAGCGTCGCAACTCCAAGTCAGTCACGGTCGTCACCCTGTTCGATAAGCCGACTCGGCGTACCGTTGATCTGGAAGCCGACTATACGGGCTTTAGCCTGCCAGATGAGTTTGTGGTTGGCTATGGACTCGATTTTGCGGAGAAATACCGCAATTTGCCTTTTATTGGCGTACTTAAACCGGAAGTCTATGCAAAATCATGA
- the tilS gene encoding tRNA lysidine(34) synthetase TilS, translating into MMELADRVRSEAREEGLWKAGDTIIVALSGGPDSTALLHLLWMMAREEGITLEAAHVNHGFRAEESAQERQMVEAWCAELGIPLHVAELNLPQYIARTGMNAQAAAREQRYAYLHEAAAASLAQRIALGHHADDQAETVLMRVIRGTGPGGLAGMPVKRKENNVELIRPLLRITKAELIAYCNHYQLPYCIDSSNEKRHYFRNQIRLEVLPYLEQINPRLSGSLLRLADMAREDDNYMEHQTAAIMAEKVKLEPHAAMMDRQSLLELHVALQRRLIKLILNYLVKENDAISYDRIEAIREAAAQGAAAGGNLDAGGGVRFAVDYGVLIWRKDSHQEPSAPYAYPLSADAGSLLIAQTGERLALDVLHQAEQGLPGGPASRAEAWFDLEAVAFPLVVRSRRPGDRMEVLGLNGTKKVQDMFVDAKWPRYKRETAPILCDANGIILWIPDLRRSPHALAGRQTSKVLRIRLEKTPMEQDR; encoded by the coding sequence ATGATGGAATTGGCGGATCGAGTCCGTAGCGAGGCGCGTGAGGAAGGACTATGGAAGGCGGGCGATACCATCATCGTCGCACTGTCCGGGGGGCCCGACTCGACCGCTCTGCTTCATCTGCTCTGGATGATGGCTCGCGAGGAGGGAATCACCCTGGAAGCGGCCCATGTGAATCATGGCTTTCGCGCAGAGGAGTCCGCACAGGAGCGGCAGATGGTCGAGGCATGGTGCGCAGAGCTGGGCATACCGCTTCATGTGGCAGAGCTGAACCTGCCGCAATACATAGCGCGTACAGGGATGAACGCACAAGCCGCCGCCCGCGAGCAGCGCTATGCGTATCTGCATGAGGCCGCTGCCGCCAGCTTGGCCCAGCGAATCGCGCTCGGTCACCATGCGGATGATCAGGCGGAGACGGTGCTGATGCGGGTCATTCGCGGGACAGGGCCCGGAGGCTTGGCAGGCATGCCCGTCAAGCGTAAGGAGAATAATGTGGAACTTATCCGCCCTCTGTTGCGTATTACCAAGGCAGAGCTTATTGCTTACTGCAATCATTACCAGTTGCCTTATTGTATAGACAGCAGCAATGAGAAGCGCCATTACTTCCGCAACCAGATCCGGCTGGAGGTACTCCCGTATCTGGAGCAGATCAATCCGCGGCTGTCTGGCTCGCTCCTGCGGCTCGCCGATATGGCGCGCGAGGATGACAATTATATGGAACACCAGACTGCTGCCATTATGGCGGAGAAGGTGAAGCTGGAGCCCCATGCTGCGATGATGGATCGGCAATCGCTGCTGGAGCTTCATGTTGCTTTACAAAGGAGATTGATTAAACTAATATTAAACTATCTTGTTAAGGAAAATGACGCCATTTCATATGATCGTATCGAGGCTATTCGTGAAGCTGCCGCACAAGGCGCTGCCGCAGGCGGCAATCTGGATGCGGGTGGGGGCGTCCGTTTTGCTGTTGATTACGGGGTATTAATCTGGCGGAAGGACAGTCATCAAGAGCCTTCGGCTCCTTATGCATATCCGTTGTCTGCCGATGCTGGCAGCTTGCTGATTGCACAGACGGGAGAGAGGCTAGCGCTGGATGTGCTGCATCAAGCCGAGCAGGGACTGCCGGGTGGACCCGCCTCGCGGGCTGAAGCGTGGTTCGATCTGGAGGCAGTTGCCTTCCCGCTTGTTGTACGCAGTCGGCGACCAGGGGATCGCATGGAGGTGTTGGGACTAAACGGCACAAAAAAAGTGCAAGATATGTTCGTGGACGCAAAGTGGCCGCGCTACAAGCGGGAGACCGCTCCGATTCTATGCGATGCTAATGGTATCATACTATGGATTCCCGACTTGCGTCGTTCTCCGCATGCCCTTGCAGGGAGACAGACCTCCAAGGTATTGCGCATTCGGCTTGAGAAGACGCCTATGGAGCAGGATCGTTAA